One region of Mesobacillus boroniphilus genomic DNA includes:
- a CDS encoding RNA polymerase sigma factor, with product MGSKRQDINEIYDLYYRDVYHFALYFTNNKQEAEDITQETFIKIMNSIGSLKDQTKLKTWILSITKNTAMDLHRKRKFVSLFPDWAIGKDKDSDTPEDRLIRKGEWTELQSALLKLKQQYRTVVILRGLKESSIKETAEILGCSEAKVRVDYHRALQLLKKQVLSNNEGWELRDGQS from the coding sequence GTGGGTTCTAAGCGGCAAGATATAAATGAAATTTATGACTTATATTATCGTGATGTCTATCATTTTGCACTTTATTTTACAAACAACAAACAGGAAGCAGAGGATATAACCCAGGAAACATTCATAAAAATTATGAATTCTATTGGTAGTTTAAAGGATCAGACCAAACTCAAAACATGGATATTATCCATCACAAAGAATACTGCAATGGATTTACATCGTAAAAGAAAATTTGTCAGCTTATTTCCAGATTGGGCGATTGGAAAAGATAAAGACTCTGATACACCGGAAGATCGCCTGATACGAAAAGGGGAATGGACAGAGTTGCAAAGTGCGTTGCTAAAATTAAAGCAGCAATACAGGACGGTTGTAATCTTGCGTGGATTGAAAGAATCGAGCATAAAAGAAACAGCTGAAATACTCGGATGCAGCGAAGCGAAAGTACGTGTTGATTATCATCGTGCTCTACAACTCTTAAAAAAACAGGTCTTATCAAATAATGAAGGGTGGGAACTTAGAGATGGACAATCGTAA
- a CDS encoding transglycosylase domain-containing protein — MHLLQRFWEAVVRFWKRRHLTQILLLILLVFILLSILWFAFIASRANVQTLKDGLSQATTIYDRNGDEASKLATNRTGGVSIKDMPEHVPNAVIAIEDERFYEHNGFDIKGIARAFFGNLLAGGITGGGSTLTQQLTKNALLSSERTYKRKVEELFLAVELEKVYEKDEIIEMYLNQVYFGSGAFGINNASKKYFAKDIQDVTISEAALLAGLLKAPSALDPYNNYDAAIKRRNIVLSKMNELGMITDIEHAKAKSEKIVLEDGGGSLADRKYPSYVDAVLDEATSKYGLTQDEIMTRGYRIYTELDQDIQSGLEKVFRQDYLFPDRSSDVLVQSGSVLLNPENGGVRALVGGRGEKVFRGFNRATHLRAQPGSTMKPLAVYTPALEEGYEYDSMLVDKKMSFKNYSPKNFSDTYQGEVPMYEAVEKSINIPAVWLLNEIGLNKGIDAVRRFGIKVEKEDQNLALALGGMHNGVSPLQMAEAYSVFPNGGKRHDAHVITKIVGPTGKVIAEHDGSTTRVTSKSVANEMTSMLLNVVETGTGKGTNIEGVEIAGKTGSTQLPYADINGTKDQWFVGYTPNIVGAVWLGYDKTDRKHYLSSSSSKDVVPLFRAIMEATVPHIEQEEFKVQSINDRQSGAIVDYEETEKAIKEKANELEKELKERAGQVEEKLKEEAPKWKKVFEKMQEDAGKVGDKVIDKLREWQGQ, encoded by the coding sequence ATGCACTTACTGCAAAGATTCTGGGAGGCTGTTGTTCGATTCTGGAAACGGCGCCACCTGACTCAAATCTTGTTATTAATCTTATTGGTTTTCATATTGCTCTCGATCCTTTGGTTCGCCTTTATCGCTAGCAGGGCGAATGTCCAGACCCTGAAGGATGGATTGAGCCAGGCAACCACCATTTATGATCGCAATGGGGATGAAGCAAGCAAGCTTGCTACCAACCGTACAGGTGGAGTGTCGATAAAAGATATGCCAGAGCATGTCCCAAATGCCGTCATTGCTATTGAGGATGAACGCTTTTATGAGCATAACGGATTCGATATTAAAGGCATTGCCCGTGCTTTTTTCGGAAACCTTTTAGCTGGAGGCATTACCGGGGGTGGCAGTACCCTTACCCAGCAGCTGACCAAAAACGCTTTGTTATCTTCAGAGCGGACATACAAACGTAAAGTAGAAGAATTATTTTTGGCAGTCGAGCTTGAGAAGGTTTATGAAAAGGACGAAATCATAGAAATGTATCTGAACCAGGTGTATTTCGGCAGTGGCGCGTTTGGCATCAACAACGCCAGTAAAAAATACTTCGCAAAGGATATTCAGGATGTCACAATAAGTGAGGCTGCACTGCTTGCCGGCCTGCTTAAAGCACCTTCTGCCCTAGATCCCTATAATAATTATGACGCTGCCATCAAACGCAGGAATATTGTTCTTTCTAAGATGAACGAACTAGGGATGATAACAGATATCGAACATGCAAAAGCCAAGTCTGAAAAGATTGTATTGGAAGACGGAGGCGGCTCTCTCGCCGACCGCAAATATCCTTCTTATGTCGATGCAGTCTTGGATGAAGCCACAAGTAAATATGGCCTTACCCAGGATGAAATAATGACAAGAGGCTATCGTATCTATACTGAACTTGATCAGGACATACAATCTGGTCTGGAAAAAGTGTTCCGACAGGATTATCTATTCCCTGATCGATCCAGTGATGTTTTAGTACAGAGTGGATCCGTACTGCTTAATCCGGAGAATGGGGGCGTCCGTGCACTAGTTGGAGGACGGGGGGAAAAAGTGTTCAGAGGATTCAACCGTGCAACCCACTTAAGGGCTCAGCCAGGATCGACCATGAAACCTCTTGCCGTTTACACCCCGGCTTTAGAAGAAGGCTATGAATATGATTCCATGCTTGTTGACAAGAAGATGTCATTTAAAAACTACAGCCCAAAAAACTTCTCTGATACCTATCAGGGAGAAGTGCCAATGTATGAGGCCGTGGAAAAGTCAATTAACATACCTGCTGTTTGGCTTTTGAATGAAATAGGCTTGAATAAAGGAATTGATGCTGTAAGAAGATTTGGAATCAAAGTAGAAAAAGAAGACCAGAACCTGGCACTCGCCCTGGGAGGAATGCATAATGGTGTTTCTCCGCTACAGATGGCTGAAGCTTATTCTGTCTTCCCAAATGGCGGGAAGCGTCATGATGCCCATGTGATTACAAAAATTGTAGGTCCAACTGGCAAGGTGATTGCAGAGCATGATGGCTCAACAACACGCGTTACTTCCAAATCAGTGGCCAATGAAATGACGTCAATGTTATTGAATGTCGTTGAAACAGGTACTGGTAAAGGGACAAATATTGAAGGTGTTGAGATTGCAGGAAAGACTGGGTCTACTCAGCTGCCTTATGCAGATATCAATGGAACAAAAGATCAATGGTTTGTAGGATATACACCGAACATCGTCGGGGCTGTATGGCTGGGATATGATAAAACTGACCGGAAGCATTATTTATCCAGCAGCAGCTCAAAGGATGTAGTGCCACTGTTTAGAGCGATCATGGAAGCAACAGTGCCCCACATCGAGCAGGAAGAATTCAAAGTCCAATCAATCAACGATCGGCAGTCCGGTGCCATCGTTGATTATGAAGAGACAGAAAAAGCAATTAAGGAAAAAGCAAATGAACTGGAG